One Mesorhizobium loti genomic window carries:
- a CDS encoding pseudouridine synthase, whose protein sequence is MAARPPTGKPPAGKPPGVSLNRALSKLGLCSRTQAEVLIAEGRVRVGGKVVRDAARRVDLNRDRIAVDGEKLVAERKVYVMLNKPRGLVTTRDDPQQRDTVYACLEGLDLPFVSPVGRLDKASEGLLLMTNDTHFANRLMDPASHLPKTYHVQVGTVPDEAMLETLRAGVTVDGETLTANSIALLRSGGRTAWLEIVLDEGRNRHIRRLLAAHGIEVKRLIRIAIGGLPLGDLAKGTARNLTPEELALLAE, encoded by the coding sequence ATGGCAGCACGACCACCCACCGGGAAACCACCCGCCGGCAAGCCGCCAGGCGTCAGCCTGAACCGCGCGCTGTCAAAGCTCGGCCTGTGCTCGCGCACGCAGGCCGAGGTGCTGATCGCCGAGGGGCGCGTGCGCGTCGGCGGCAAGGTGGTGCGCGATGCCGCGCGGCGCGTCGACCTGAACCGCGACCGCATCGCCGTCGATGGCGAAAAGCTGGTTGCCGAGCGCAAGGTCTATGTCATGCTCAACAAGCCGCGCGGGCTGGTCACCACCCGCGACGACCCGCAGCAGCGCGACACCGTCTATGCCTGCCTCGAAGGGCTCGATCTGCCCTTCGTTTCGCCGGTCGGCCGCCTCGACAAGGCCAGCGAAGGCCTGCTGCTGATGACCAACGACACCCACTTCGCCAACCGGCTGATGGACCCGGCCTCGCATCTGCCCAAGACCTATCATGTGCAGGTCGGCACGGTGCCTGACGAAGCGATGCTGGAGACGTTGCGCGCGGGCGTCACCGTCGATGGCGAGACCCTGACCGCCAATTCGATCGCGCTCTTGCGCAGCGGCGGCCGCACCGCCTGGCTGGAGATCGTGCTCGACGAAGGCCGCAACCGCCACATCCGCCGCCTGCTCGCCGCGCACGGCATCGAGGTCAAGCGCCTCATCCGCATCGCCATCGGCGGGCTGCCGCTAGGCGACCTCGCCAAGGGCACGGCGCGGAATCTGACGCCGGAGGAGCTGGCGTTGCTGGCGGAGTGA
- a CDS encoding short-chain dehydrogenase, which produces MQSLKGQNVVVVGGSRGVGRSIVEAALAEGATVLAVARGAEALKELSWEASGVKTLAADATQDAAPDRVFAALQPDVLVISAGAFAASACIQDQSWDDFSANWETDVKASFLFCRAALQGRLKPGSRVVLISSGAAFSGGPPNSGGYSGAKQMQMFLAAHSQKEADRLGLGLRFMALAPMRIMAGTGVGQRGILGISAYLGISPADFLASLSDVQTPADVGRAVVALAGGKVQGTAFTVSGSGLAAAA; this is translated from the coding sequence ATGCAATCGTTGAAAGGTCAAAATGTCGTCGTGGTCGGAGGCAGCCGGGGTGTCGGCCGCTCGATCGTGGAAGCCGCGCTCGCCGAAGGCGCAACCGTGCTTGCCGTCGCCCGCGGGGCGGAAGCCTTGAAGGAGCTTTCCTGGGAAGCGTCAGGCGTCAAGACGCTTGCCGCCGACGCCACGCAGGACGCGGCACCCGATAGGGTGTTCGCCGCGCTGCAGCCGGATGTGCTGGTGATCTCGGCCGGTGCTTTCGCTGCGTCGGCCTGCATCCAGGACCAGAGCTGGGACGATTTCTCGGCGAATTGGGAGACGGACGTCAAGGCATCGTTCCTGTTCTGCAGGGCAGCGCTGCAGGGCCGGTTGAAGCCGGGCAGCCGCGTGGTGCTGATCTCCAGCGGCGCGGCATTCAGCGGCGGGCCGCCGAACTCCGGCGGCTATTCCGGCGCCAAGCAAATGCAAATGTTCCTTGCCGCCCACAGCCAGAAGGAGGCCGACCGGCTTGGCCTTGGCCTGCGCTTCATGGCGCTGGCGCCGATGCGCATCATGGCCGGCACCGGCGTCGGCCAGCGCGGCATTCTAGGCATTTCCGCCTATCTCGGCATCAGCCCGGCGGATTTCCTGGCCAGCTTGAGCGATGTGCAGACGCCCGCCGATGTCGGACGCGCCGTGGTCGCGCTCGCCGGCGGCAAGGTGCAGGGCACCGCCTTCACGGTGAGCGGCAGCGGCCTTGCGGCGGCGGCATGA
- a CDS encoding RNA polymerase factor sigma-70 yields the protein MTDAPGPLEPLGPTGRPILDRPAFERLTATHRRELKLHCYRMMGSLHEADDLVQETFLKAWRGRAQFDGRGSPRGWLYTIATNACLNAIKARVTTHRILEMPARPPSEGRAAAGPAAELSWLEPYPDAELPDLIDGEPSPEARYETSEAVRLAFVAAIQLLPPRQRAALLLCDVLGWSALETAQLLGGSTASVNSALQRARATLGERYPGGRPLQRSQPNAQESQLLERYIRAWQAANLDGFIALLREDATYHMPPWRDWYQGRQAIHGFFRTVWGNFAGYRAVATRANGQPAVAIYARRHQELEWRAQSLHVIEPADGGIASLTIYVAPLGPGLFAAFGLPPMMQESWSEPEA from the coding sequence ATGACAGACGCTCCCGGCCCGCTTGAGCCGCTGGGCCCGACAGGCCGGCCGATCCTCGATCGGCCGGCCTTCGAGCGCCTGACGGCGACCCACCGCCGTGAACTGAAACTGCACTGCTACCGGATGATGGGCTCGCTGCACGAGGCCGACGATCTCGTCCAGGAGACGTTCCTGAAAGCCTGGCGCGGCCGCGCGCAATTCGACGGGCGCGGCTCGCCGCGCGGCTGGCTCTACACCATCGCCACCAACGCCTGCCTCAATGCCATCAAGGCGCGGGTCACGACGCATCGCATCCTCGAAATGCCCGCAAGGCCGCCGAGCGAAGGGCGCGCAGCCGCCGGGCCGGCCGCCGAGCTTTCCTGGCTGGAGCCCTACCCCGACGCCGAGTTGCCGGACCTCATCGATGGCGAGCCAAGCCCGGAGGCACGCTACGAGACCAGCGAGGCCGTGCGGCTGGCCTTCGTCGCCGCCATCCAGCTGCTGCCGCCCCGGCAACGCGCAGCCCTTCTGCTGTGCGACGTGCTGGGCTGGTCGGCGCTGGAGACCGCGCAGTTGCTGGGCGGCTCGACCGCCTCGGTCAACAGCGCCCTGCAGCGGGCGCGCGCGACGCTTGGTGAGCGCTATCCCGGGGGACGCCCCTTGCAGCGATCGCAGCCCAATGCGCAGGAAAGCCAGCTGCTCGAACGCTATATCAGGGCCTGGCAGGCCGCCAATCTCGACGGGTTCATCGCATTGCTGCGCGAGGACGCCACCTACCACATGCCGCCTTGGCGCGACTGGTACCAGGGACGCCAGGCGATCCATGGTTTCTTCAGGACCGTGTGGGGTAATTTCGCAGGCTATCGTGCGGTGGCGACACGGGCCAATGGCCAGCCCGCCGTCGCCATCTACGCGCGGCGCCATCAGGAGCTGGAATGGCGTGCCCAGTCGCTGCACGTCATCGAGCCAGCCGATGGCGGCATCGCCTCGCTGACGATCTATGTCGCCCCGCTCGGTCCCGGCCTGTTCGCCGCCTTCGGCCTGCCGCCAATGATGCAGGAGAGCTGGTCCGAACCGGAAGCGTGA
- a CDS encoding Glyoxalase/bleomycin resistance protein/dioxygenase protein/dioxygenase, producing the protein MNFVSIRIITSDVQRLVRFYGEITGMPVTVYTEDFAELATPSCTLAIGSTRTLMLFGGDIARPADNHTAILEFRVGDVDAEFARLSDFIRDTTVQKPTTMPWGNRSLLFRDPDGNLVNFFTPVTAEAIRKFDK; encoded by the coding sequence ATGAATTTCGTCTCTATCCGCATCATCACGTCAGACGTTCAGCGCCTCGTGCGCTTCTATGGCGAAATCACCGGCATGCCGGTGACGGTCTACACGGAAGACTTCGCCGAACTCGCGACACCTTCCTGCACGCTGGCGATCGGCAGCACGCGCACCTTGATGCTGTTCGGCGGCGACATCGCCCGCCCCGCCGACAACCACACCGCCATCCTCGAATTTCGTGTCGGCGACGTCGATGCCGAATTCGCCCGGCTGTCGGATTTCATCCGGGACACGACCGTGCAGAAGCCGACCACCATGCCCTGGGGCAACCGCTCGCTGCTGTTTCGCGACCCGGACGGCAATCTGGTGAATTTCTTCACGCCGGTGACGGCGGAGGCGATCCGCAAGTTCGACAAGTAG
- a CDS encoding phosphoglycerate mutase: protein MSSAYPQIHLVRHGETAWSLSGQHTGRTDMPLTPAGEAAAARGVAERLKGLSFSAVWSSPSQRAYNTSVLAGFGATSVRNDDLQEWDYGAYEGRTTKEILAERPGWNVFRDGCPQGEMAADVGARADRVIAALRKANADILIFSSAHFLRVLTARWLGLPPEGGALFVLDTASISVLGYEHDPSEPVVRKWNMK, encoded by the coding sequence ATGAGCAGTGCCTATCCGCAAATCCATCTGGTCCGGCATGGCGAGACGGCGTGGAGCCTTTCGGGGCAGCATACCGGGCGCACCGACATGCCGTTGACGCCGGCCGGCGAGGCCGCCGCAGCCCGGGGCGTGGCGGAGCGGCTGAAGGGCCTGTCGTTCTCGGCGGTTTGGTCGAGCCCCTCGCAGCGCGCCTACAACACCAGCGTGCTGGCCGGCTTTGGCGCGACAAGCGTCAGAAACGATGATCTGCAGGAGTGGGACTACGGTGCCTATGAGGGGCGCACCACCAAAGAGATCCTGGCCGAGCGGCCGGGCTGGAACGTGTTTCGCGACGGCTGTCCGCAAGGCGAGATGGCGGCCGATGTCGGTGCCCGGGCCGACCGGGTTATCGCCGCATTGCGCAAGGCCAATGCCGACATACTGATTTTCTCCAGTGCGCATTTCCTGCGCGTGCTCACCGCCCGCTGGCTCGGCCTGCCGCCGGAGGGCGGGGCGCTGTTCGTGCTCGATACGGCCAGCATCAGCGTGCTTGGCTACGAGCATGATCCGAGCGAGCCGGTCGTGCGCAAGTGGAATATGAAGTAG
- a CDS encoding type I phosphodiesterase/nucleotide pyrophosphatase — MKTLSLALAAGTLSAALAGALSDTSAVAAPYKHVLLISVDGLHALDLANYVAAHPASSFAALARTGIFYPNALTSAPSDSFPGLVAQVTGGTPKSTGVFYDDSYDRTYFAPASDCKGEPGAEVAFAENIDVDSTRLDGGGKPGDYRSQIDPAKLPMTLINGKCSVVYPHDFVRVNNVFEIVKAHGGRTAWSDKHPAYEWLNGPSGKGVDDLYALEQDSLIPGTKVKTTGSFKAERDFDEARVQAVINEIKGLDSTGAHHAAVPTLFGMNFQAVSVGQKLPKAGPGDEAGLVGGYLDASGAPSNGLAGQLAYVDGALGELMAALKDNKLADSTLIILASKHGQSPIDPATFQPLDDDPYTKTPGYAFHIADDAALIWLKPQDRVKNLSAAQDYLEKSSKAEGIAQIQPPNVLALAYQDPATDSRTPDFIATVNPGVVYTSGSKIAEHGGANANDRNVALLISAPSLKPRSVPDLVQTTQVAPTILRALGYAANELQAVKLEGTQELPATPF; from the coding sequence ATGAAAACGCTATCTCTGGCGCTGGCTGCGGGTACGCTGTCGGCGGCGTTGGCTGGCGCGCTGTCTGATACCAGCGCCGTCGCCGCACCTTACAAGCATGTACTGCTCATCAGCGTCGACGGGCTTCATGCACTCGATCTGGCAAACTATGTCGCCGCACATCCGGCAAGCTCGTTTGCCGCGCTCGCCCGTACCGGGATTTTCTATCCGAATGCGCTCACCAGCGCCCCGTCCGACTCGTTTCCCGGCCTCGTGGCACAGGTAACTGGCGGCACGCCCAAATCGACGGGTGTGTTCTACGACGACAGCTACGACCGCACCTATTTCGCGCCGGCCTCGGATTGCAAGGGCGAGCCGGGTGCCGAGGTGGCTTTCGCCGAGAACATCGACGTCGACTCGACGCGCCTTGATGGTGGTGGCAAGCCCGGCGATTACCGCAGCCAGATCGACCCGGCAAAGCTGCCGATGACGCTGATCAACGGCAAATGCTCGGTGGTCTATCCGCATGATTTCGTACGGGTCAACAACGTCTTCGAAATCGTCAAAGCGCATGGCGGCCGCACGGCCTGGTCCGACAAGCACCCGGCCTACGAATGGCTGAACGGACCTTCGGGCAAGGGCGTCGACGACCTCTACGCGTTGGAACAGGACAGCTTGATCCCTGGCACAAAGGTCAAGACGACGGGCAGCTTCAAGGCCGAGCGCGACTTCGATGAAGCGCGTGTCCAGGCGGTGATCAACGAAATCAAGGGCCTCGACAGCACCGGCGCGCATCACGCCGCGGTTCCCACGCTTTTCGGCATGAATTTCCAGGCGGTGAGTGTGGGGCAGAAGCTTCCCAAGGCCGGCCCTGGCGACGAGGCCGGTCTGGTCGGCGGCTATCTGGATGCGAGCGGCGCGCCGAGCAATGGTCTTGCCGGGCAGCTCGCCTATGTCGACGGCGCCCTCGGCGAACTGATGGCCGCACTCAAGGACAACAAACTCGCCGACTCGACCCTGATCATACTTGCCTCGAAGCATGGCCAGTCGCCCATCGACCCGGCGACGTTCCAGCCACTGGACGATGATCCATACACGAAGACACCGGGCTACGCCTTCCACATCGCCGACGACGCCGCGCTGATCTGGCTCAAACCGCAAGACAGGGTGAAAAACCTCTCGGCGGCGCAGGATTATCTCGAGAAATCGAGCAAGGCTGAAGGCATCGCCCAGATCCAGCCGCCGAATGTGCTGGCTCTTGCCTATCAGGATCCGGCCACCGACAGCCGTACGCCGGACTTCATCGCCACGGTCAATCCGGGCGTTGTCTACACATCCGGTTCGAAGATTGCCGAGCACGGTGGCGCCAATGCGAACGATCGCAACGTGGCACTTCTCATCAGCGCTCCTTCGCTCAAGCCGAGGTCGGTGCCAGACCTGGTGCAGACGACGCAGGTAGCTCCCACCATCCTGCGGGCTCTTGGCTATGCCGCGAACGAACTCCAGGCTGTGAAGCTCGAAGGCACCCAGGAGCTGCCGGCGACGCCGTTCTAA
- a CDS encoding UspA domain-containing protein: MYKHLLIATDGSELADKGVAHGLTLAKGIGATVTFVTVSEQFPTLAWGGAMAGYAAGDELTIYQEESRKYGKQVLAKCKASADAAGVSAEVVHVEDKRPAEAILELSQARGCDLIVMASHGRRGLGKLLLGSQTAEVLSYTAIPVLVVR, from the coding sequence ATGTACAAACATCTGCTCATCGCCACCGACGGATCGGAACTGGCCGACAAGGGCGTTGCCCATGGCCTCACCCTGGCAAAAGGCATCGGTGCCACCGTCACCTTCGTCACCGTCTCGGAACAATTCCCGACGCTGGCCTGGGGCGGCGCCATGGCCGGCTATGCGGCCGGCGATGAACTGACCATCTACCAGGAAGAATCGCGCAAATATGGCAAGCAGGTTCTGGCCAAGTGCAAGGCGTCAGCCGACGCGGCCGGCGTGTCCGCCGAAGTAGTCCATGTCGAGGACAAACGGCCCGCCGAAGCGATCCTCGAACTGTCGCAGGCGCGAGGCTGCGACCTGATCGTCATGGCCTCTCACGGCCGCCGCGGCCTGGGCAAGCTGCTTCTCGGCAGCCAGACGGCGGAAGTGCTGTCCTATACCGCGATCCCGGTGCTGGTGGTTCGGTAA
- a CDS encoding O-acetyltransferase, nodL: MAHEDRTRIIPGRTPESAVMLAGVKRAMAITARLNRLTFNDADEVRALFSELIGKTVDDGFLLIPPFYTTGGADTRIGRNVFINQNCTFYDLGGLDIADDVLIGPNVSLITSGHPLEPSRRRAFTTAKPIVIERNVWIAAGATVIGGVTVGENAVVAAGSVVTRDVPPNTLVGGNPARVIRSIAE, encoded by the coding sequence ATGGCGCATGAGGATCGCACCAGGATAATTCCGGGGAGAACGCCGGAATCGGCGGTCATGCTGGCGGGCGTCAAACGGGCGATGGCGATCACCGCCCGTCTCAACCGTCTGACGTTCAACGACGCAGACGAGGTCCGCGCTTTGTTCAGCGAGCTCATCGGTAAGACGGTGGATGACGGCTTTTTGCTGATCCCGCCCTTCTACACGACCGGCGGCGCCGATACCCGCATTGGCCGCAATGTCTTCATCAATCAGAACTGCACGTTTTATGATCTTGGCGGGCTCGACATTGCCGACGATGTGCTGATCGGACCGAATGTCAGCCTCATCACCTCAGGCCATCCGCTCGAACCGTCGCGGCGGCGCGCCTTCACCACAGCAAAGCCGATCGTCATCGAACGCAACGTCTGGATCGCCGCCGGCGCAACGGTCATCGGCGGCGTGACCGTCGGCGAAAACGCAGTCGTCGCGGCGGGCTCGGTGGTGACCAGGGACGTGCCCCCGAACACCCTTGTCGGCGGCAACCCGGCCAGGGTCATCAGGTCGATTGCCGAATGA
- a CDS encoding ribbon-helix-helix domain-containing protein yields MREDFMLEALQRAAEGTLFDRVVFTVEPDVYAAFLARLDAAQQPNQRLRRTMTTRPPWDAT; encoded by the coding sequence ATGCGCGAGGACTTCATGCTTGAGGCGTTGCAGCGCGCGGCTGAAGGCACGTTGTTCGACCGTGTTGTCTTTACCGTCGAGCCGGATGTCTACGCTGCGTTTCTGGCACGTCTCGACGCAGCGCAGCAACCGAACCAACGTTTGCGCCGGACTATGACAACAAGGCCTCCGTGGGACGCTACGTGA
- a CDS encoding predicted protein — MLSAGIAAWIGAVFLAAGFVKGVVGMGLPTVAMGLLAVTMPPAEAAALLLIPSLVTNLWQLFTGPSFGGLVKRLWAMMAGILLGTIAGAGVLTGAHAGAASAGLGAALVLYAILGLLKLGFATPARHEALMSPLVGVATGLVTGATGVFVIPAVPYLQSLRLQREDLIQALGLSFTVSTAALAIGLFRTGALVSPTAQLTGSILALLPALAGMFIGQALRQTMSVETFRTVFFVGLLALGVYLALETAL; from the coding sequence ATGCTGAGTGCCGGGATCGCGGCCTGGATCGGTGCCGTCTTTCTCGCCGCGGGCTTCGTCAAGGGCGTGGTCGGGATGGGGCTGCCGACCGTGGCGATGGGATTGCTGGCGGTGACGATGCCGCCGGCCGAGGCCGCCGCCTTGCTGTTGATCCCGTCCTTGGTCACCAACCTCTGGCAGTTGTTCACCGGCCCCTCCTTCGGCGGCCTCGTCAAGCGGCTGTGGGCGATGATGGCCGGCATCCTGCTGGGCACCATCGCCGGGGCAGGAGTGCTGACCGGCGCGCACGCGGGCGCGGCCTCGGCGGGGCTTGGCGCAGCGCTGGTGCTTTATGCCATTCTCGGCCTGCTCAAGCTTGGTTTCGCTACGCCGGCGCGCCACGAGGCCCTGATGTCGCCACTGGTCGGCGTGGCGACCGGGCTGGTCACCGGCGCCACCGGCGTCTTCGTCATCCCGGCGGTGCCCTATCTGCAATCGCTGCGGCTGCAGAGGGAAGACCTCATCCAGGCACTCGGCCTGTCCTTCACCGTGTCGACGGCGGCCCTTGCCATCGGCCTGTTCAGGACGGGCGCTTTGGTGTCACCGACGGCGCAACTGACAGGGTCGATCCTGGCACTGCTGCCGGCGCTGGCCGGCATGTTCATCGGCCAGGCGCTGCGCCAGACGATGAGCGTCGAGACTTTTCGAACGGTGTTCTTCGTGGGGCTGCTGGCGCTAGGGGTGTATCTGGCGCTGGAGACCGCGCTCTAG
- a CDS encoding LysR family transcriptional regulator, which produces MRFDLTDLRLFLLVAERGSITHGAELAGLALASASARIKGMEERLGAPLLERRRRGVVPTAAGQALLHHARAVQNQIEAMAGDLGAYAGGLRARVRLMANTAATAELLRDILPAFLVAHPGIDIDLDERPSHEIAEAVASGAADLGIAATWAGLSHLEQRPFFVDRLVVIAARDWPGLTGLHAVNLADILSESFVGLSLGHALQEHITRQAARLGGHLHIRIRVPGLDNVCRLVAQGAGIAIVPESAARRSAGKLRSLRLADDWATRQLNLCARSFDELTPQAKLLAASLG; this is translated from the coding sequence ATGCGCTTCGATCTCACCGATCTCCGGCTGTTCCTGCTGGTGGCCGAGCGCGGCAGCATCACCCATGGCGCCGAACTCGCCGGGCTGGCGCTGGCTTCCGCCAGCGCCCGTATCAAGGGCATGGAGGAGCGGCTCGGCGCGCCGCTTTTGGAGCGCCGCCGTCGTGGCGTCGTGCCGACGGCCGCCGGCCAGGCGCTGCTGCACCATGCGCGCGCCGTGCAGAACCAGATCGAAGCGATGGCCGGCGATCTCGGCGCCTATGCCGGCGGCCTGCGGGCGCGTGTCCGGCTGATGGCCAACACCGCCGCCACGGCCGAGCTGCTGCGCGACATCCTGCCCGCCTTCCTGGTGGCGCATCCCGGCATCGACATCGATCTCGACGAACGCCCCAGCCACGAGATCGCCGAGGCGGTGGCGAGCGGCGCCGCCGATCTCGGCATTGCCGCCACCTGGGCCGGCCTATCGCATCTCGAACAAAGGCCGTTCTTCGTCGACCGGCTGGTGGTGATCGCCGCTCGCGACTGGCCGGGGCTTACCGGCCTGCATGCCGTCAACCTCGCCGACATCCTGAGCGAATCCTTCGTTGGCCTCAGCCTCGGCCATGCCCTGCAGGAGCACATCACCCGTCAGGCCGCCCGCCTCGGCGGCCATCTGCACATCCGCATCCGCGTGCCCGGTCTCGACAATGTCTGCCGGCTGGTCGCGCAGGGCGCCGGCATCGCCATCGTCCCGGAAAGTGCCGCGCGCCGCTCGGCCGGCAAACTGCGCAGCCTGCGGCTTGCCGACGACTGGGCGACGCGCCAGCTCAATCTCTGCGCCCGCAGCTTCGACGAACTGACGCCGCAAGCGAAATTGCTGGCCGCGTCGCTAGGTTGA
- a CDS encoding short chain oxidoreductase: MTDKTALVTGANKSIGYETARRLGEAGYRVWLGSRDRERGEAAAAELRQKGHDVRVLEIDVASDASVKAAATRVLQEDGRLDVLVNNAGILGSMLAPSEEPIAIIKDVYEVNVFGPIRTTQAFLPLLKAAPRANVVMVSSGLGSLGGLTDPASEFYAINILGYNSSKTALNAATVAFSKELAAAGIKVNSADPGYTATDFNGHSGYRTVGQAAEIIVRLATLDENGPTGGYFYDEGPLPW; this comes from the coding sequence ATGACCGACAAGACAGCATTGGTGACCGGCGCCAACAAGAGCATCGGCTACGAAACCGCGCGCCGGCTGGGCGAAGCCGGCTACAGGGTTTGGCTGGGCAGCCGCGACAGGGAGCGCGGCGAAGCGGCGGCAGCCGAGCTCAGGCAGAAGGGCCATGACGTGCGCGTGCTGGAGATCGATGTCGCCAGCGACGCCAGCGTCAAGGCGGCCGCCACGCGCGTTTTGCAGGAGGACGGACGTCTCGATGTGCTGGTCAACAATGCCGGCATCCTCGGCTCAATGCTCGCTCCCAGCGAAGAGCCCATAGCCATCATCAAGGATGTCTACGAGGTCAACGTGTTCGGCCCGATCCGCACCACTCAGGCCTTCCTGCCGCTGCTCAAGGCAGCTCCGCGCGCCAATGTGGTGATGGTTTCCAGCGGACTGGGGTCACTCGGGGGATTGACCGATCCGGCCAGTGAATTCTATGCGATCAATATCCTTGGCTACAACAGCTCCAAGACGGCGCTCAACGCCGCCACCGTTGCCTTCTCGAAGGAGCTTGCCGCGGCGGGCATCAAGGTCAATTCGGCCGATCCCGGCTATACCGCGACGGACTTCAACGGACACAGTGGCTACCGCACGGTGGGGCAGGCGGCCGAGATCATTGTTCGCCTGGCGACCCTGGACGAGAACGGTCCGACCGGCGGCTATTTCTACGATGAGGGTCCGTTGCCCTGGTGA
- a CDS encoding transcriptional regulator, translated as MKSFDDLKALVMRHARGRLTETGIPRVAIMKGEATTGPLLGLYDPRLCLVLQGAKSVMIGDQLLHYDAGRYFIAAVEVPAVGKVLQASPQHPYLSVSLALDTTLIAALLLDMPPVAEAPIGHGFAVSQADEALVDAWLRMIELIDRPAEIPVLAPLLEREILFRLLQGPQGAMLRQIAGADSRLSQIRRALGWIRDHYAEPFRVEDLARTAGMSASVFHRHFKAVTAMTPIQYQKRIRLNEARRRLLATSGDAAGAAFSVGYESASQFSREYARLFGAPPLRDIGRLRAAPEPTELA; from the coding sequence ATGAAATCGTTCGACGACCTCAAAGCGCTGGTGATGCGCCATGCACGCGGCCGGCTGACCGAAACCGGCATTCCCCGCGTCGCCATCATGAAGGGCGAGGCGACGACCGGGCCGTTGCTGGGGCTCTACGACCCAAGGCTTTGCCTGGTCCTGCAGGGCGCCAAATCCGTCATGATCGGCGATCAGCTGCTGCATTACGACGCCGGGCGCTACTTCATCGCCGCAGTCGAGGTGCCGGCCGTCGGCAAGGTTTTGCAGGCCAGCCCGCAGCATCCCTACCTCTCGGTCAGCCTGGCCCTCGACACCACGCTGATTGCCGCGTTGCTGCTCGACATGCCGCCCGTTGCCGAGGCGCCGATCGGCCATGGCTTTGCCGTCAGCCAGGCCGACGAGGCGCTGGTCGATGCGTGGCTGCGCATGATTGAGCTCATCGATCGTCCGGCCGAAATCCCTGTGCTGGCGCCGCTGCTCGAACGCGAAATCCTGTTTCGGCTGCTGCAAGGACCGCAAGGCGCCATGCTGCGCCAGATTGCCGGCGCCGACAGCCGCCTGTCGCAGATTCGCCGCGCGCTGGGCTGGATCCGCGACCACTATGCCGAGCCGTTCCGCGTCGAGGATCTTGCCCGGACAGCCGGCATGAGCGCGTCGGTGTTCCACCGCCACTTCAAGGCGGTCACGGCGATGACGCCGATCCAGTACCAGAAGCGCATCCGCCTCAATGAAGCGCGCCGGCGCCTGCTCGCCACGTCAGGCGATGCGGCCGGCGCCGCCTTTTCCGTCGGCTATGAAAGCGCGTCCCAGTTCAGCCGTGAATATGCCCGCCTGTTCGGTGCGCCGCCCCTGCGCGATATCGGCCGCCTGCGCGCCGCGCCCGAGCCCACCGAGCTCGCCTGA
- a CDS encoding transcriptional regulator: protein MREHLDLTDRRLVKQLSQDAQPGINRLAEILAISVPTVRSRLRNLLDRNLLKIVGLLNLTERPELISAIVGINAQGRGRARELAQRISELPFVNSASVVTGRFDIIVDVTVAGDVADLYRVTSELIPGAGEPGEVVRSETFVVMASCNKWVSLPEGCWSDDRKEPA, encoded by the coding sequence TTGCGGGAACATCTCGATCTGACCGATCGGCGGCTGGTCAAACAGCTGTCGCAGGACGCGCAGCCGGGCATCAACCGGCTTGCCGAGATCTTGGCGATTTCGGTGCCGACGGTGCGCTCGCGGCTGCGCAACCTGCTCGACCGCAATCTGCTCAAGATCGTCGGCCTGCTGAACCTCACCGAGCGGCCCGAGCTGATCTCGGCCATTGTCGGCATCAATGCCCAGGGGCGCGGCCGGGCCCGCGAACTGGCGCAGCGCATTTCCGAACTGCCCTTCGTCAATTCGGCTTCGGTGGTCACCGGGCGCTTCGACATCATCGTCGACGTGACGGTGGCCGGTGACGTCGCCGACCTCTACCGCGTCACCAGCGAGCTGATCCCCGGCGCCGGCGAGCCGGGCGAGGTCGTGCGCAGCGAGACCTTCGTCGTCATGGCGTCCTGCAACAAATGGGTCAGCCTGCCCGAAGGCTGCTGGTCTGATGATCGCAAGGAGCCGGCATGA